A genomic stretch from Photobacterium atrarenae includes:
- a CDS encoding methyl-accepting chemotaxis protein: MNFSSIKQQLLIFCGASILTVSGAMLGYGYYSGNQLLESLDNLVLNYAKDSLKQELKLSAQVEARNINLVFNEAMEVSKTLAASFTHQDPNISRDSVIQMMGNTIDNIPNIIGIYSGWEYNKFDNLDEQYVNTKYVQKNGEFAPYFNRSPSGNIILEASYPFYDTEKNENGIRGSEWYLCPKETLSACVIDPASYVVQGKSTLMSSFTAPVLRNGEFAGMFGVDYSLDFLQTLAVNTSNNLLKGQSRVLIISASGIIAADSGDDGNIGQRLGSTEVSQLIRERQHGEVVLSGESIIAHESFTTVGTNKPWHVVVVVPEKIALAGAYTIVETLSAHFNASQTGQMTVGMITGLLGMGMIWLVAASISAPITVLVKRVEALTRSGGDLTQQIEIARRDETGQLANHLNTFINDVRGIVGDVAGSVQSLTSSVAATSDIAKESQTQIAMQSDEIDQVVAATTEMASTAHSVSDNAQETASAVSLTQQSVQQGHQVVAASAEGLRELAGNVEEAAKVIEILAQETNNIGSILDVIRNISEQTNLLALNAAIEAARAGEQGRGFAVVADEVRNLATKTAQSTDEIQQMIDSLRHSSKDAVEKMRHNRSLSDVCLSHAQQAVCSLEEVRTQSGKIQDMAHQIASAAEEQAAVTEEVNRSLVAINEVAGKIGAGADQTLVESDRVCGFTQDVSKKINFFCY, from the coding sequence ATGAATTTTTCGAGTATTAAGCAGCAGCTACTCATTTTTTGTGGCGCAAGCATACTGACGGTGTCAGGTGCGATGCTGGGATATGGATATTATAGCGGGAACCAACTCCTTGAATCGCTCGATAATCTGGTTTTGAATTATGCAAAAGATTCACTAAAACAAGAGCTTAAACTGTCTGCTCAAGTGGAGGCCAGGAACATCAACCTGGTGTTCAATGAAGCCATGGAAGTGTCGAAAACGCTGGCAGCATCTTTTACCCATCAGGATCCAAATATTTCTCGAGATAGCGTGATTCAGATGATGGGGAATACTATTGATAATATTCCTAATATAATAGGGATCTACTCTGGTTGGGAATATAACAAATTTGATAATTTAGATGAACAATATGTAAATACAAAGTATGTTCAAAAAAATGGCGAGTTTGCGCCATATTTTAACCGCTCCCCGTCCGGGAATATAATTCTGGAAGCGTCTTACCCTTTTTATGATACAGAGAAAAATGAAAATGGTATTCGTGGTTCGGAATGGTATTTATGTCCGAAAGAAACATTATCTGCCTGTGTGATTGATCCAGCCAGTTATGTGGTTCAGGGAAAATCGACCTTAATGAGCTCTTTTACTGCGCCAGTGCTCCGCAATGGTGAGTTTGCCGGCATGTTTGGGGTCGATTACTCGCTCGACTTTCTTCAAACCCTGGCTGTGAATACCAGTAACAATTTATTGAAAGGCCAGTCGCGGGTATTGATCATCAGTGCATCGGGCATCATTGCAGCCGATAGCGGTGATGACGGTAATATCGGCCAGCGGCTGGGGAGCACAGAGGTCAGTCAATTGATCCGCGAGCGACAGCATGGCGAGGTAGTGTTGTCGGGTGAATCCATCATCGCCCACGAGAGCTTTACCACAGTCGGCACCAATAAGCCCTGGCATGTCGTGGTGGTGGTCCCTGAAAAAATAGCGTTGGCCGGCGCTTACACGATTGTTGAAACACTCAGTGCGCATTTCAATGCCAGTCAGACAGGACAAATGACGGTTGGTATGATCACGGGTTTACTGGGAATGGGCATGATTTGGCTGGTAGCGGCATCGATTTCCGCTCCAATAACGGTATTGGTGAAACGGGTCGAAGCATTAACCCGCTCTGGGGGGGATTTGACTCAGCAAATTGAGATCGCCCGCCGTGATGAAACCGGGCAGTTGGCAAACCATCTGAATACATTCATCAATGATGTCCGGGGCATTGTCGGGGATGTTGCCGGCTCGGTGCAATCTCTGACGAGCAGCGTTGCGGCCACGTCTGATATTGCCAAAGAAAGTCAGACCCAGATCGCGATGCAGAGTGATGAAATTGATCAGGTGGTTGCTGCGACCACCGAAATGGCTTCGACGGCACATAGTGTCTCGGACAATGCCCAGGAAACAGCGTCAGCGGTGAGTCTCACGCAGCAGTCTGTTCAACAAGGGCATCAGGTGGTTGCTGCGAGTGCGGAAGGTCTGCGTGAATTGGCCGGTAACGTTGAGGAGGCGGCCAAAGTGATTGAAATTTTGGCGCAGGAAACGAATAACATCGGCAGTATCCTCGACGTGATCCGCAATATTTCGGAGCAAACGAACTTGCTGGCGCTTAATGCGGCGATTGAGGCAGCGCGCGCAGGTGAACAGGGCAGAGGATTTGCCGTGGTCGCGGATGAGGTGCGTAATCTGGCAACCAAAACGGCTCAGTCCACGGATGAAATTCAGCAGATGATAGATTCACTGCGCCACAGCAGCAAAGATGCGGTTGAAAAAATGCGTCACAACCGCAGTCTGAGTGATGTCTGTTTGTCACATGCCCAGCAAGCGGTGTGTTCTCTGGAAGAAGTGCGGACGCAAAGCGGTAAGATCCAGGATATGGCGCATCAGATTGCCAGTGCTGCCGAAGAGCAGGCAGCGGTGACTGAAGAAGTAAACCGCAGCTTGGTGGCCATTAACGAAGTGGCGGGAAAAATTGGCGCAGGGGCAGATCAGACATTGGTCGAAAGTGATCGGGTCTGCGGTTTCACCCAGGATGTGAGCAAGAAGATCAATTTCTTCTGTTATTAA
- a CDS encoding Mov34/MPN/PAD-1 family protein, translating into MTIHVSQTIIAQIIAQAEQAYPEECCGFILGELDRQNESISHSHYYLPCLNEKSDNRERRFLIDPIAYQDAEDQADREGLAIISIVHSHPDHPDSPSEFDRLHAWPGLSYIIISVHQHKAAGYRSWRLTEDRQRFDPEQVCVDGSDTKASI; encoded by the coding sequence ATGACTATTCATGTTAGCCAGACAATCATTGCACAGATAATCGCTCAGGCTGAGCAGGCTTATCCTGAAGAATGCTGCGGGTTTATTCTCGGCGAGTTAGACAGACAAAACGAGTCTATCTCACACAGCCACTATTATCTGCCTTGTCTGAATGAAAAGTCAGATAACCGGGAACGGCGGTTTTTGATCGACCCGATAGCTTACCAAGACGCAGAAGATCAGGCGGATCGGGAAGGGCTGGCGATTATCAGTATTGTTCATTCACACCCGGATCATCCGGATTCCCCCTCTGAGTTCGATCGGCTCCACGCCTGGCCGGGGCTAAGCTATATCATCATTTCTGTTCATCAGCACAAAGCTGCCGGCTACCGTTCATGGCGATTGACGGAAGACCGACAACGCTTCGATCCGGAGCAGGTTTGTGTTGATGGCTCAGACACCAAGGCATCGATATGA
- a CDS encoding PLP-dependent cysteine synthase family protein gives MDLLALIGHTPLIDLSFLFPDQPGLKLFAKAEWTNPGGSLKDRSVKEMLCQAIESGQLHPGKTILDSSSGNAGISYAMIGAAMGYPVTIVIPGNASRERKQRLIAHGATLIETDPLEGYDQALRHVHAMFEASPEQYFFCDQYANSHNVNAHYHGTASELMKQVPQPITHFVGGVGTGGSLTGIARRLKEQDPNVKIIAIRPERWPGVEGLKPLGEPEDIVPAIFDPSLVDQWIDVSADEAKAGCLRLARHGIFVGQSSGAYLAGCTKLMAGLSEGVITTLLCDLGERYFSAGLWDHDYSC, from the coding sequence ATGGACTTGCTGGCGTTGATTGGACACACGCCACTTATCGACTTGAGCTTTCTGTTTCCCGATCAGCCCGGCCTGAAACTATTCGCAAAAGCCGAATGGACCAATCCCGGTGGTTCCCTGAAAGACCGATCGGTGAAAGAAATGTTGTGTCAGGCGATTGAGAGCGGACAGCTTCATCCGGGCAAAACGATTCTGGATTCCAGTAGCGGCAATGCCGGTATTTCCTATGCCATGATCGGCGCTGCCATGGGATATCCGGTGACGATTGTGATCCCGGGCAATGCCAGCCGGGAGCGGAAACAACGTTTAATTGCTCATGGGGCAACGCTCATAGAAACGGATCCGCTGGAAGGTTATGACCAGGCTTTACGTCATGTGCATGCGATGTTTGAGGCATCACCCGAGCAGTATTTCTTCTGCGATCAGTACGCTAATTCACACAATGTAAACGCGCATTATCACGGGACAGCGTCTGAGCTGATGAAGCAGGTACCGCAGCCGATCACCCACTTTGTCGGTGGCGTCGGCACCGGCGGTTCGTTAACCGGGATTGCCCGGCGGCTGAAGGAGCAGGATCCGAATGTAAAAATCATCGCGATCCGGCCTGAGCGCTGGCCAGGGGTGGAAGGATTAAAACCGCTTGGAGAGCCGGAGGATATTGTGCCGGCGATTTTTGATCCAAGTCTGGTTGATCAATGGATTGATGTATCGGCTGATGAAGCCAAGGCAGGGTGTTTACGACTTGCCCGGCACGGCATTTTTGTTGGTCAGTCATCCGGAGCTTATCTGGCGGGTTGCACCAAGCTGATGGCTGGCTTGTCCGAGGGGGTGATCACCACCTTACTGTGCGATCTCGGTGAACGCTACTTCAGTGCAGGGTTATGGGACCATGACTATTCATGTTAG